In Amyelois transitella isolate CPQ chromosome 3, ilAmyTran1.1, whole genome shotgun sequence, a single genomic region encodes these proteins:
- the LOC132903796 gene encoding uncharacterized protein LOC132903796: MEPKDRHGGTAPTAAVGSQSPTFPTSRRVSSQPEPNFSMDQVMNLLTTVTKQAAVSAVTAALSAAPISRDRGNFYLPPFDPDVRSHDIRDWCANVDETIATFNISPQEARMKAILQLKGRAKTWADIWSLQSTTWQQVKEDLIRTFGKEFRYADDVHKWRSYTSDQAASYAEYATTGWTLFRRVRPEASDVEVIDALITVVELDRPWHYAIQDLQLAINCTVSKSTGKSPMEILFGKKCSPPAIKLLQVDDDEPEKDLIAIRNACKERMDERSIQDKIRFDKGKAQVKHFKVGDFVLMRIHERHTTKLGPKFEGPMEILEILPNDRYKLKHVNLRGCSEKIASHDYLRPAPNGQADPFENNEESSVWADDVIVDES; encoded by the exons ATGGAACCTAAAGATCGCCATGGTGGAACAGCGCCGACAGCAGCGGTGGGATCACAATCCCCTACATTTCCAACCTCCAGGAGGGTATCTTCTCAACCAGAGCCTAATTTTTCGATGGATCAagttatgaatttattaacaacTGTGACAAAACAAGCAGCTGTGAGTGCGGTTACCGCCGCGTTGTCTGCTGCTCCTATTTCACGTGATCGGGGCAACTTTTACCTGCCGCCGTTTGATCCAGATGTCCGTTCTCACGACATCAGGGATTGGTGTGCAAATGTTGATGAAACTATCGCTACCTTCAATATTTCACCCCAAGAAGCACGCATGAAGGCTATTCTTCAGCTGAAAGGACGAGCTAAGACCTGGGCTGACATCTGGTCTCTACAAAGTACCACGTGGCAACAAGTGAAGGAAGACTTAATTAGGACATTCGGAAAGGAGTTCCGGTATGCAGATGATGTTCACAAGTGGCGTAGCTATACATCGGATCAAGCCGCCAGCTACGCCGAGTACGCTACTACTGGGTGGACACTCTTCAGGCGAGTTCGACCCGAGGCTTCAGACGTCGAGGTGATCGACGCTTTGATAACAG TGGTGGAGCTTGATAGACCTTGGCATTATGCAATTCAAGATTTACAATTAgctataaattgtacagtctcTAAAAGTACTGGGAAAAGTCCAATGGAGATATTATTTGGCAAAAAATGTTCTCCACCAGCTATCAAGCTCCTCCAAGTAGATGATGATGAACCTGAGAAAGATCTTATTGCAATTAGAAATGCTTGTAAAGAAAGGATGGACGAGCGATCTATTCAGGACAAAATTCGTTTTGATAAAGGTAAAGCTCaagttaaacattttaaagttggtgattttgttttaatgcgTATTCATGAACGTCATACTACAAAATTAGGACCAAAATTCGAAGGTCCTATGGAAATCTTAGAAATTTTACCTAATGatcgttataaattaaaacacgtTAATTTGCGCGGATGTTCTGAAAAGATCGCCAGCCATGACTATTTAAGGCCTGCCCCTAATGGACAAGCAGATCCATTCGAAAATAATGAAGAATCTTCCGTATGGGCGGATGATGTGATAGTTGATGAATCTTAA